GGCGCCGGCTTCGGCCATGGCCAGTCCGTCGGCATCCTTGTTCTTGCCGAAACCGGTGGACAGCATCGGCTTGGAGTAGGAGCGGCCGTCGTCAGCGGTGATCAGCAGCAGAGGCGTCTGGGTGTCTAGCTTGCGCCATTCCTTGGCCAGGTTGTAGCCGGCCAGGCCGGTGCCGATGATGACGACGGGTGCACTCATGCGCTCTTTCCTCACGATGAAAACGACGCGACGACCCACCGGCCGCCGCCCCAGATAGCGGGATGACACCCTACTGGATCAGGTACGCGCTGGCCAGATGAGGTTCAGTCAGCCATTCGGAGGTTAGGGGAAAGATGCAATGCGGCAATCAGGGTGGACCGCCTGGCAGACCAGGCGGTCCAGGAGGCGCTTAGAACGCCAGGCCTACGCGCAGGCCGACTTGCTCCTGCTTGAGCTTGCTGCGCTCTGCAACAGCACTGTTGCTGTCGAGCTCATAGCGGGTCTGGGTGTAGTACAGGCTGGTGCTGATCGGCAGGCTATTGATGCCCTTGTTCCACAGCACGGTCAGCTCGCCGTAAGGATTGACCTTGTCCTTGAGGTCCACGGAGTCGCTGTCGCCATCGACCTTCAGACGCGCTTCGGAGTTGATGGAATAGCGCGCACCCACTTCCAGGCGCAGGGTGTAGTCCGGCGTCAGGTAGTTGTAGCCGAGGCCAGCCTTGGCGAAGGGCGACTTGCTGGTCAGCTTGACGTTGCTGTCGAGCGGGCCGACGTTGTCCTGCTCGATACGGCCCCAGTCATAGCCGCCACCGACGATCACGTCGACGTAGTTGTTGGTGCTCAGCGCAGCACGCAAACCGAGGTCGATATCGGCACGCGCGGACTTGTATTCCACATCGTCCTTGTCACGGTACTGGCCTTCGATGCCCGCCTGGTAGATGAAGCCTTCCTGCCCGGTCAGCTTGTTACCGAAGTGGTAGAACAGGCCGCCCTGGTTGAGGCGCTCCTTGTCGCTTTCATCGTCCACGGTGAGCTTGTACTGATTGTGCGAAGCAATGACACCGAAGGTGGAGATCGGGTCGGTGACCGAGTCTGCATAGGCCTGCGAGGCGCCCGCCAGGCACAGGGCGAGTGTTGCTTTGGGGGTTATGCTGGACAGCTGCATGACGATTTCCTTGGCAATGAGTGGATAACGCCGTCCACCGGAGGTGGAACGCAAGTACCTAGACTGTCGATGCAGGGAGTGATTCGCCAAACCTGACGAGCGGTCGCGAAACTGAACAGGCCCTGAACGGGCCTGGTTTTACGGAAAAATACTGACCAAGCGGACAGTGCCTTTTGGCCTCTTCACCGAGTGAGGCACCATCTGTTGGCGCCTTGCAGACTCAGTCCAGCTTGACCACCTTGGCGAGGACCACCTTCGGCCCTTTCATCTTCTTGACGATGATGCGCAGGCCATCGGTTTCCAGCACTTCCTCCTCCTCGGGCATGCGCTTGAGGGTCTCGTAGATCAACCCGGCCAGCGTCTCGGCCTCGATGTGGTCGAGGTCGACGCCCAGCAGGCGCTCGACCTTGGCCAGCGGCGTGTCGCCACGCACCAGCAGCTTGCCCGGCTGGTAGGCAAGAATGCCGCGCTCGGCCTTGCGGTGTTCGTCCTGAATATCGCCGACCAGCGCTTCGAGCACGTCCTCCATGGTCAGGTAGCCGATCACCTTGCCGTCGGCCTCCTCGACCAGGGCGAAGTGCGCGCCGCCCTGGCGGAACTGCTCGAGCAATTGCGACAGCGGCATGTGCCGGCTGACGCGCTCGAGCGGGTGCATCAGATCCGCCAGCTTGAGCGCCGACGGCAACATTTCCAGCAGTGACAGGTGCAACAGCAGATCCTTGATGTGCAGCACACCGACGAACTCGCCCTTGCTCTCGTCAAAGATCGGGTAGCGGCTGTACTTGTGGCGGCGGAAGGTGGTGAACACCTGATCCAGGCTGGCATTGAGCTCGAGGAAGATCAGGTCTTCACGCGAGTTGGCCCAGTCCACCACCTCCAGCTCGCCCAGCTCGACCGCCGAAGCCAGCACGCGCAAATCCTGGTCGTTGTCGCTGGTGGCACGGCTGGAGTGCAGTATCAGCTTGAGCTCGTCGCGGCTGTAATGATGCTCGTGGTGCGGCCCCGGCTCGCCCTGCCCAGCGATACGCAGAATGGCGTTGGCGCTGGCGTTGAGCACGAAGATCGCCGGGTACATCAGCCAATAGAAGGCGTACAGCGGCGCGGCCGTCCACAACGACAGCAGTTCCGGTTTACGAATCGCCCAGGACTTGGGCGCCAGCTCGCCGATGACGATGTGCAGGTAGGAAATGATCGAGAACGCAGTGAAGAAGGCGATGCCGTGAATCAGCTTCGGCGACTCCACGCCAACGGCTACCAGCAGCGGCGTCAGCAGCTCGGCGAAGGCCGGCTCACCGACCCAACCAAGGCCCAGCGACGCCAGGGTGATACCCAGCTGACAGGCCGAGAGGTAAGCGTCCATCTGGTTGTGTACGGTGCGCAGAATATGTCCGCGCCAGCCATGGGCTTCGGCCAGGGCATCGACCTTGGTCGCGCGCAGACGCACGATGGCGAACTCCGCGGCGACGAAAAAGCCGTTGAGCAGAACCAGAAACAGGGCGAACAGCATGAGGCCGAAATCGGCGAAGTAGGCAGAAGCGGGGAGACTCGTGGAGGGGTCCATGAAGGTTCGGATTGGCCAAAGATCGCTAGAGGTTGGAGCTTCGCCGCGTCGAATGCAAGCACTCAGCGCGCGCGCTGCACCACCTGCGCCGGGGCGAAATGGCAGGTAAAGGTGCTGCCCTTGCCGAGAACGCTGCTGATCTCCAGATTGCCCCGATGACGCAACAGCACGTGCTTGACGATGGCCAGGCCCAGCCCGGTGCCACCGGTATTGCTGGCACGGCTGGAGTCGACCCGATAGAAACGCTCGGTCAGGCGTGGCAAATGCTTGGCCTCGATGCCCATGCCGGTGTCGCTGACCGCCAAGTGCGCACCCTGCTCGTCACCCCACCAGCGAATGCGGATATCGCCACCGGCCGGAGTGTACTTCACGGCGTTGAACACCAGGTTGGAGAAGGCGCTGCGCAGCTCCGCCTCGCTACCTTTGAGCTTGAGATGTGCATCGGCCTCCAGGCTGATGCGATGCAACTGGTCGCCGGACAGTGCCTGGGCATCGTTCTTGATCGACAGCAGCATCAGGTCGACCGCCACCGGCTGGTTGTCCGAGGGGTAGTCGGTGGCTTCCAGCTTGGCCAACAGCAGCAGGTCGTTGAGCAGGGTCTGCATGCGCGCGCCCTGTTGCTGCATCTGCTGCAACGCTCGCAGCCAGCGCGGATTGATCGCTTCGACGTTGTCCAGAAGCGTCTCCAGATAGCCGGCGATCACCGTCAGCGGCGTGCGCAGCTCGTGGGAGACGTTGGCGACGAAGTCCTTGCGCATCTGTTCCAGCTGATAAAGGCGGGTGACATCACGCACCAGCAGCAGATGCTCGCGATTACCGTAGCGGGTGATATGGAACTGCAAGCGGCGGCGATCGTTGATCGGAGAAGGAATCTCCAACGCATCGGCATAATTGCCACGCTCGAAGTACTCCTTGAAACGCGGGTCGCGCACCAGGTTGGCCAGTTGCTGGCCACTGTCCTGCGGCGTCTTGAGACCCAGCAGGGTCTCGGCGGCGCGGTTCCACCACTCCAGGTTGCCCTGGCTGTCGAGCATCACCACGGCGTCCTTGAGCGCCGCAGTGGACTCCTGCACCCGGTCGATCACTGCCTGCAGGCGGCCGCGAGCCTTCTGGTTGCGGCGCTGCAGGTGATAGATGCTGTCGAACACCTCGCCCCACAGGCCATAGCCATCCGGCGGCGGCTCGTCGGGTTTGTGCTCGCGCAGCCATTTGTGCAGGCGCAGCAACTGGCTGAGGGTCCAGCCCAGATGAATGGCCAGACCGCAGGCCAACACCCAGGCGTACTGGCCGGTGATGAAGCCCAGCAGCAGGCAGGCACCGATCAACAGCAACAGCCGGCGCACCACGGCGCCACGCCAGTCTTGATTCACGATGGAGCGCATCCTTGTCGAGCGGCTGGCGCACATTCGCGCCAGCGATTAACCCTTAGTGGAGAAACGATACCCAGTCCCGCGCACGGTTTGTACCAGGTTTTCGTAGGCGTCACCGAGCGCCTTGCGCAGGCGACGAATATGCACGTCTACGGTACGCTCCTCGACGTAGACGTTGCCGCCCCAGACCTGATCGAGTAGCTGACCCCGGGTGTAGGCGCGCTCCTGATGGGTCATGAAGAACTGCAGCAGACGATATTCGGTCGGGCCCATCTCGGCCGGTTTACCGTCGATGGTTACACGATGACTGATAGGGTCGAGCAACAGGCCGCCAACTTCGATCGGCGCCTCGCCATCACTGGGACCGGCACGGCGCAGCACGGCCTTGAGGCGGGCCACCAGTTCACGCGGCGAGAACGGCTTGGTGATGTAGTCGTCGGCACCGA
The genomic region above belongs to Pseudomonas sediminis and contains:
- a CDS encoding outer membrane beta-barrel protein, with amino-acid sequence MQLSSITPKATLALCLAGASQAYADSVTDPISTFGVIASHNQYKLTVDDESDKERLNQGGLFYHFGNKLTGQEGFIYQAGIEGQYRDKDDVEYKSARADIDLGLRAALSTNNYVDVIVGGGYDWGRIEQDNVGPLDSNVKLTSKSPFAKAGLGYNYLTPDYTLRLEVGARYSINSEARLKVDGDSDSVDLKDKVNPYGELTVLWNKGINSLPISTSLYYTQTRYELDSNSAVAERSKLKQEQVGLRVGLAF
- the phoB gene encoding phosphate regulon transcriptional regulator PhoB — protein: MVGKNILIVDDEAPIREMIAVALEMAGYECLEAENTQQAHAVIVDRKPDLILLDWMLPGTSGIELARRLKRDELTSDIPIIMLTAKGEEDNKIQGLEVGADDYITKPFSPRELVARLKAVLRRAGPSDGEAPIEVGGLLLDPISHRVTIDGKPAEMGPTEYRLLQFFMTHQERAYTRGQLLDQVWGGNVYVEERTVDVHIRRLRKALGDAYENLVQTVRGTGYRFSTKG
- the phoR gene encoding phosphate regulon sensor histidine kinase PhoR — encoded protein: MRSIVNQDWRGAVVRRLLLLIGACLLLGFITGQYAWVLACGLAIHLGWTLSQLLRLHKWLREHKPDEPPPDGYGLWGEVFDSIYHLQRRNQKARGRLQAVIDRVQESTAALKDAVVMLDSQGNLEWWNRAAETLLGLKTPQDSGQQLANLVRDPRFKEYFERGNYADALEIPSPINDRRRLQFHITRYGNREHLLLVRDVTRLYQLEQMRKDFVANVSHELRTPLTVIAGYLETLLDNVEAINPRWLRALQQMQQQGARMQTLLNDLLLLAKLEATDYPSDNQPVAVDLMLLSIKNDAQALSGDQLHRISLEADAHLKLKGSEAELRSAFSNLVFNAVKYTPAGGDIRIRWWGDEQGAHLAVSDTGMGIEAKHLPRLTERFYRVDSSRASNTGGTGLGLAIVKHVLLRHRGNLEISSVLGKGSTFTCHFAPAQVVQRAR
- a CDS encoding hemolysin family protein, with the translated sequence MDPSTSLPASAYFADFGLMLFALFLVLLNGFFVAAEFAIVRLRATKVDALAEAHGWRGHILRTVHNQMDAYLSACQLGITLASLGLGWVGEPAFAELLTPLLVAVGVESPKLIHGIAFFTAFSIISYLHIVIGELAPKSWAIRKPELLSLWTAAPLYAFYWLMYPAIFVLNASANAILRIAGQGEPGPHHEHHYSRDELKLILHSSRATSDNDQDLRVLASAVELGELEVVDWANSREDLIFLELNASLDQVFTTFRRHKYSRYPIFDESKGEFVGVLHIKDLLLHLSLLEMLPSALKLADLMHPLERVSRHMPLSQLLEQFRQGGAHFALVEEADGKVIGYLTMEDVLEALVGDIQDEHRKAERGILAYQPGKLLVRGDTPLAKVERLLGVDLDHIEAETLAGLIYETLKRMPEEEEVLETDGLRIIVKKMKGPKVVLAKVVKLD